Proteins encoded by one window of Silvibacterium dinghuense:
- a CDS encoding BrnT family toxin, whose translation MPLRIEWDESKNRSNQRKHGLSFEEASQVFHDPMQVSIQDRIENGERRWQTFGMVRGILLVMAAHTVRDDPEAEMVIRIISARRATRQERRFYENENG comes from the coding sequence ATGCCGCTTCGGATCGAGTGGGATGAAAGCAAGAACCGGTCCAACCAGCGCAAGCACGGTTTGAGCTTTGAAGAGGCCAGCCAGGTTTTTCATGATCCCATGCAGGTCTCTATCCAAGACCGGATCGAGAACGGGGAGCGGCGTTGGCAAACCTTCGGAATGGTGCGGGGCATCCTGCTGGTGATGGCCGCGCACACGGTTCGGGACGATCCGGAGGCTGAGATGGTGATCCGGATCATCTCCGCAAGACGCGCTACGCGGCAGGAGAGACGCTTCTATGAAAACGAAAATGGTTAG
- a CDS encoding BrnA antitoxin family protein, with protein MVSYTLETLPPLTQAQETSLKALAARPESEIDLSDIPELSEEQWKHARRGAFYRPVKRQITARIDADVLEWLKAQGKGYQSRINAILRREMLAASGQRS; from the coding sequence ATGGTTAGCTACACACTGGAGACGCTACCTCCACTCACTCAGGCGCAGGAAACCAGCCTGAAGGCCCTGGCTGCGCGTCCCGAGAGCGAAATCGACCTCAGCGATATTCCGGAGTTAAGCGAAGAGCAGTGGAAGCATGCCAGGCGTGGCGCGTTCTACCGTCCCGTGAAGCGCCAGATCACAGCCCGCATCGACGCCGACGTGCTTGAATGGCTGAAGGCTCAGGGCAAGGGGTATCAGTCCCGTATCAATGCCATCCTACGCCGGGAAATGTTGGCAGCTTCTGGCCAACGGTCCTGA
- a CDS encoding DUF2203 domain-containing protein — protein sequence MKTFTLEEAQSLLPVVESLLRRATESRRQANSLEERLQALTRRIMFSGGMRVDVAKVGRDRAQMETHVQQAKDALEEIDAIGVQIKDLDTGLLDFPCEVDGEIVLLCWRMGEARIDFWHTLDAGFRGRQPIDDRFRPKKARDTKPERPN from the coding sequence ATGAAGACCTTCACCTTAGAAGAAGCCCAATCCCTGCTGCCGGTTGTCGAATCGCTCCTGCGCCGCGCGACGGAAAGCCGCCGTCAGGCCAACTCGCTCGAAGAGCGATTGCAGGCGCTGACCCGCCGCATCATGTTCTCCGGAGGCATGCGGGTCGATGTCGCAAAAGTCGGACGGGACCGGGCGCAGATGGAAACACATGTCCAGCAGGCTAAGGATGCGCTCGAGGAGATCGATGCCATCGGCGTGCAGATAAAGGACCTCGATACCGGGCTGCTCGACTTTCCCTGCGAAGTGGACGGAGAAATCGTGTTGCTCTGCTGGCGCATGGGAGAGGCCAGGATCGACTTCTGGCACACCCTGGACGCCGGCTTCCGAGGCCGCCAGCCCATCGACGACCGCTTCCGCCCCAAAAAGGCACGGGATACGAAGCCCGAGCGGCCGAACTAG
- the nadA gene encoding quinolinate synthase NadA — MSPAAESESCSLENYLQLPDHSMDERIAAARKKLGASTIILGHHYQRDEVIRFADYTGDSYKLSKIASETSADYLVFCGVHFMAESADVLGRDAAEGRAGQQVILPDLNAGCSMADMAEISQVEDCWDSLRRAGLGAESGEGSILPLTYMNSTAAIKAFCGERGGLVCTSSNARGAFEWAFARAEKILFLPDQHLGRNTAFAMGIPMSEMVVYDPYQINGGITPDRLKAAKVILWKGHCSVHQRFLPQHVDQVRAKYPGIQVIVHPECRWEVCQKADTLGSTERLIQLVSQAPEGSMFAIGTEIHLVNRLAKEFAPKGKKIITLDDTGCLCTTMYRISPQHLAWTLENLLEGRVVNHIKVREDVKHWARVALARMLEVKA, encoded by the coding sequence CTGTCTCCTGCTGCGGAGTCCGAAAGCTGCTCGCTCGAGAACTATCTCCAGCTGCCTGATCACAGCATGGACGAGCGGATCGCCGCTGCCCGCAAGAAACTGGGCGCCTCTACCATCATCCTGGGCCATCATTACCAGCGCGACGAAGTCATCCGCTTCGCCGACTATACCGGCGACTCCTACAAGCTCTCGAAGATTGCCTCGGAAACCAGCGCCGATTACCTGGTCTTCTGCGGCGTGCACTTCATGGCGGAGAGCGCTGACGTGCTCGGCCGCGATGCTGCCGAAGGCCGCGCCGGGCAGCAGGTCATTCTGCCCGACCTCAACGCCGGCTGTTCCATGGCCGATATGGCCGAGATCAGCCAGGTCGAAGACTGCTGGGATTCGCTCCGCCGCGCCGGTCTGGGCGCCGAAAGCGGGGAAGGCTCGATCCTGCCCCTGACCTACATGAATTCGACCGCCGCCATCAAGGCCTTCTGTGGCGAACGCGGTGGCCTGGTCTGCACCTCTTCCAATGCTCGCGGAGCTTTCGAGTGGGCCTTTGCCCGCGCCGAGAAGATTCTCTTCCTGCCCGATCAGCACCTCGGCCGGAACACCGCTTTCGCCATGGGCATCCCCATGAGCGAGATGGTGGTCTACGATCCGTACCAGATCAATGGCGGCATTACGCCCGATCGGCTCAAGGCCGCCAAGGTCATTCTCTGGAAGGGCCACTGCTCCGTGCATCAGCGCTTCCTGCCCCAGCACGTCGATCAGGTCCGGGCGAAATACCCCGGCATCCAGGTCATCGTGCACCCGGAGTGCCGCTGGGAGGTCTGCCAGAAGGCTGACACGCTTGGCTCGACCGAGCGGCTCATCCAGCTCGTATCCCAGGCGCCGGAGGGCTCCATGTTCGCCATCGGCACGGAGATCCACCTGGTGAACCGGCTGGCCAAGGAGTTCGCCCCCAAGGGCAAGAAGATCATCACCCTCGACGACACCGGCTGCCTCTGCACTACGATGTACCGCATTAGCCCGCAGCACCTGGCCTGGACCCTCGAGAACCTTCTCGAAGGCCGCGTAGTCAATCACATCAAGGTGCGCGAGGATGTGAAGCACTGGGCGCGAGTCGCCCTGGCCCGCATGCTCGAAGTCAAAGCGTAA
- a CDS encoding Sec-independent protein translocase subunit TatA/TatB has translation MHFADSIVIFVLALILFGPKKLPEIGRQIGKLLVEFRRASNEFKAQIDEELRTMEQQERQKKLEEAASQNTPAPELPASTGPAILPPSTGTPVATSDPFGAVMSTEMPPIAAPQPVDDTFPSTPHHSAGTSEPGNSPIPESPAEAGSAQASAQHG, from the coding sequence ATGCACTTCGCCGATTCCATTGTCATTTTTGTGCTGGCGCTGATCCTCTTCGGGCCCAAGAAGTTGCCCGAGATAGGCCGGCAGATCGGCAAGCTGCTGGTCGAGTTCCGCCGCGCCTCGAACGAGTTCAAAGCACAGATCGACGAAGAGCTGCGTACGATGGAGCAGCAGGAACGCCAGAAAAAGCTCGAAGAAGCTGCCAGCCAGAACACACCGGCGCCTGAACTCCCGGCGTCCACCGGCCCCGCCATCCTGCCGCCTTCAACCGGAACTCCGGTAGCAACCAGTGATCCGTTCGGCGCAGTGATGTCCACCGAGATGCCGCCCATTGCGGCGCCGCAGCCGGTGGACGATACCTTCCCTTCAACTCCTCATCACTCTGCCGGCACATCCGAGCCCGGAAACAGTCCTATTCCCGAAAGCCCGGCGGAAGCCGGAAGCGCGCAGGCATCAGCCCAACATGGATGA
- the tatC gene encoding twin-arginine translocase subunit TatC, with protein MDDILDRARTAVSERAELPGMSLIEHLEELRRRLIHAVIYLVVGFFVAYGFHEKIYRLMQAPITFALKKHNLPPQLVIHNPVDGFNMYLKISFMAGCIFAAPFILYQAWLFISPGLYKNEKKYVMPFMLATVTLFMGGAYFGYRWVFPGSLDFLFAYSHDFRPLIEVSEYTDLFLTVILGLGIAFELPIFVLFLSLFGIVSPKFLWKNIKFAVLVVFIIAAIITPTPDPLTMCVFALPLLALYVLSIGVSFLVHPATRRKRKELQESKG; from the coding sequence ATGGATGACATTCTCGACCGGGCCCGGACAGCGGTAAGCGAACGCGCTGAACTGCCGGGCATGAGCCTTATCGAGCACCTGGAAGAGCTGCGCAGGCGGCTGATCCATGCGGTGATCTACCTGGTAGTGGGCTTTTTCGTGGCCTACGGCTTCCACGAAAAGATCTACCGCCTGATGCAGGCGCCCATCACCTTTGCGCTGAAGAAGCACAACCTGCCGCCGCAGCTGGTGATCCACAACCCGGTGGACGGCTTCAACATGTACCTGAAGATCAGCTTCATGGCCGGGTGCATCTTTGCGGCCCCGTTCATTCTGTACCAGGCATGGCTGTTCATCTCGCCGGGGTTGTACAAGAACGAAAAAAAGTACGTAATGCCCTTCATGCTGGCCACGGTCACGCTGTTCATGGGCGGCGCCTATTTCGGCTACCGGTGGGTTTTTCCCGGATCGCTGGACTTTCTCTTCGCTTACAGCCATGACTTTCGTCCGTTGATCGAAGTCAGCGAGTACACCGATCTCTTTCTGACCGTCATTCTCGGGCTGGGCATCGCGTTTGAGCTGCCGATCTTCGTTCTGTTCCTTTCGCTGTTCGGCATCGTGAGCCCGAAGTTTCTCTGGAAGAACATCAAGTTTGCCGTGCTGGTGGTCTTCATCATCGCGGCCATCATCACCCCCACGCCCGATCCGCTGACGATGTGCGTCTTTGCGCTGCCGCTGCTGGCGCTGTACGTGTTAAGCATCGGCGTGTCCTTCCTGGTGCATCCCGCCACGAGGCGCAAACGTAAAGAGCTCCAGGAGTCGAAAGGATGA
- a CDS encoding M28 family peptidase, giving the protein MKMRSMTAVLGLVLAAGAMTAQAQDIFNGAKALDYTRQFVAIGPRWNGSPGHAKAEAFLKKQFAHDQLEEDTFTANTAVGPQLMHNFIVRFPGKKKGVIVLATHYETNYPLRNINFVGANDGGATTGLLIELANYLRGHEQDGYSVWLVFFDGEEAVKSWSDSDSLYGSKHLADKWKADGTLPQIKAFLLADMIGDKDLDICRDHNSTQWVLDVVEKAAEHFGYQSYFFQQESMIEDDHLPFVRKGVPVADVIDLDYGYNNSYHHTAEDTMDKLSAKSLTISGDVFLETIHLLDQR; this is encoded by the coding sequence ATGAAGATGCGTTCGATGACAGCAGTCCTCGGGCTGGTTCTGGCCGCAGGCGCGATGACCGCCCAGGCGCAGGACATCTTTAACGGAGCGAAGGCGCTTGATTACACGCGCCAGTTCGTTGCCATCGGGCCTCGCTGGAACGGCAGCCCCGGTCATGCGAAGGCCGAGGCTTTCCTCAAAAAGCAGTTTGCGCATGACCAGCTCGAGGAAGACACCTTCACGGCGAACACCGCCGTCGGGCCGCAGCTGATGCACAACTTCATCGTGCGCTTCCCCGGCAAAAAGAAGGGTGTGATCGTTCTCGCCACTCATTACGAGACGAACTATCCGCTGCGCAACATCAATTTCGTCGGCGCGAATGACGGCGGCGCAACGACAGGGCTGCTGATCGAGCTGGCGAATTATCTCCGCGGCCACGAGCAGGACGGATACAGCGTGTGGCTGGTCTTCTTCGACGGCGAAGAGGCCGTGAAGAGCTGGTCGGACTCCGACTCGCTCTATGGCAGCAAGCATCTGGCGGATAAATGGAAGGCCGACGGTACGCTGCCGCAGATCAAGGCGTTTCTGCTTGCCGACATGATCGGCGACAAGGATCTCGATATCTGCCGCGACCACAACTCCACGCAGTGGGTGCTGGATGTCGTCGAAAAAGCCGCGGAACACTTCGGCTACCAGTCGTACTTCTTCCAGCAGGAGAGCATGATCGAGGACGATCATCTGCCCTTCGTGCGCAAAGGCGTGCCGGTAGCAGATGTCATCGATCTTGACTACGGCTATAACAACTCGTACCACCACACAGCGGAAGACACGATGGACAAGCTGAGCGCGAAGAGCCTGACGATCTCCGGCGATGTGTTTCTCGAAACCATTCATCTTTTAGATCAGCGATGA
- a CDS encoding TerC/Alx family metal homeostasis membrane protein — MTASAHVFAGATPVFWIAFHAIVAVLLIVDLAFLQRSKHVSIRAAWGWTVVLAAMAFCFALFLSRTQGREPALEFLSGYLVEGSLSVDNLFVFLLMFRSLKLDVDQQRRVLLWGVLGAIVMRALFIAVGTSLLHRFAWVEYVFGAFLIYAAIRLLKHKEEDEGPSGPMRWLQQCCLQNVNGKPAMSAFLLIVLAVEATDLIFALDSIPAVLAITRNTFIVYTSNIFAILGLRSLYFALSSALDKLRLLHYGLALILAFVGVKMLISKWVDVPVTWSLGFILLVLAIFSIASRLTAKPA, encoded by the coding sequence ATGACCGCCAGCGCGCATGTCTTTGCAGGAGCGACTCCGGTCTTCTGGATCGCGTTCCACGCCATCGTGGCTGTGCTGCTGATTGTGGACCTTGCTTTCCTGCAGCGCAGCAAACATGTCTCGATCCGCGCGGCCTGGGGCTGGACGGTTGTACTGGCAGCCATGGCCTTCTGCTTCGCACTCTTTCTTTCGCGGACCCAGGGCAGAGAGCCGGCGCTCGAATTTCTTTCCGGCTACCTGGTTGAAGGCTCACTGAGCGTCGACAATCTCTTCGTCTTTCTGCTGATGTTCCGCTCGCTGAAGCTGGATGTCGATCAGCAGCGGCGCGTGCTGCTATGGGGAGTGCTGGGCGCCATCGTGATGCGGGCGCTGTTCATCGCGGTAGGCACTTCGCTGCTGCATCGCTTCGCATGGGTGGAGTATGTCTTCGGCGCGTTCCTGATTTATGCGGCCATCCGGCTGCTGAAGCATAAAGAAGAAGACGAAGGGCCATCCGGACCGATGCGCTGGCTGCAGCAGTGCTGCCTGCAGAATGTGAATGGCAAGCCTGCAATGTCTGCGTTTCTACTGATCGTGCTGGCGGTTGAAGCGACAGACCTGATCTTCGCGCTCGACTCAATTCCAGCGGTGCTTGCCATTACGCGCAACACCTTCATCGTCTATACGTCGAACATCTTCGCCATCCTCGGCCTGCGCTCGCTGTATTTCGCGCTCTCCAGCGCGCTCGACAAGCTGCGCCTGCTGCACTACGGTCTCGCGCTGATCCTGGCTTTCGTCGGCGTGAAGATGCTTATCAGCAAATGGGTCGATGTGCCGGTGACCTGGTCGCTGGGCTTCATCCTGCTGGTGCTGGCGATCTTCTCCATCGCCAGCCGTCTCACCGCGAAGCCTGCGTAG
- the nadB gene encoding L-aspartate oxidase produces the protein MVVATDFDFLVVGSGIAGLRAALGLAEVGRVLVVTKEALGESNTHYAQGGIAVALSGDEDVALHLEDTLNAGDGLVDREAARVLVEEGPLRVHELLDWGTGFDRENGELMLTREGAHSRNRILHANGDATGAEIGRSLLERARQHDRITLRGFTTLAELLIADGEVIGARIIDAEGRVSAMQVRAVLLASGGAGQVYSDTTNPSVATGDGIALAWRAGAEIADMEFYQFHPTALSLPGVPRFLLSEALRGEGAYLRNAAGERFMERYHPLLELAPRDVVARAITREGFPKEGDTAAQLPVYLDMRHVRDLHPGLDLVQRFPGISAFLARHGFSLAQDLIPIRPAAHYLMGGIRTDLDGRTSLPRLYAAGEAACTGVHGANRLASNSLLEGLVFGARAGEAMREELPLKSTANPATAAHPQIAVSGIAAQRQELQQRMWRDAGLLRDRAGLESMRSYLEANPVSAETQSGRESIELASLHAVATLIVRSALAREESRGAHFRSDFPKRDDAHFRTHTVIAGSTLQSAEIVASTQSAKVATQASR, from the coding sequence ATGGTGGTTGCTACAGATTTTGATTTTCTCGTCGTTGGTTCGGGCATTGCCGGGCTGCGTGCTGCCCTGGGACTGGCCGAAGTGGGCCGCGTGCTCGTTGTGACCAAAGAGGCCCTGGGCGAGTCGAACACCCATTACGCGCAGGGCGGCATCGCCGTCGCGCTCAGCGGCGACGAGGACGTGGCGCTGCATCTCGAAGACACCCTCAATGCCGGCGATGGCCTGGTCGATCGCGAAGCCGCGCGGGTGCTGGTTGAAGAAGGGCCGCTCCGCGTGCACGAATTGCTCGACTGGGGTACCGGCTTCGATCGCGAGAACGGCGAGCTGATGCTCACCCGCGAGGGCGCGCACAGCCGCAACCGCATCCTGCATGCCAACGGCGATGCCACCGGCGCGGAGATCGGCCGCTCGCTGCTGGAGCGCGCGCGGCAGCATGATCGCATTACGCTGCGCGGCTTTACCACACTCGCAGAGCTGCTCATTGCGGATGGAGAAGTCATCGGAGCGCGAATCATCGATGCCGAAGGCCGCGTCAGCGCCATGCAGGTGCGCGCCGTGTTGCTCGCCAGCGGCGGAGCCGGACAGGTCTACAGCGATACGACAAATCCATCGGTCGCCACCGGGGACGGCATCGCGTTGGCGTGGCGGGCCGGCGCCGAGATCGCCGACATGGAGTTCTATCAGTTTCATCCCACGGCACTCTCGCTGCCCGGTGTGCCGCGCTTTCTGCTCTCGGAAGCTCTGCGCGGCGAAGGCGCATATCTGCGCAACGCAGCAGGCGAGCGCTTCATGGAGCGTTATCATCCGCTGCTCGAGCTCGCGCCGCGCGATGTCGTGGCCCGTGCCATCACCCGCGAAGGCTTTCCCAAAGAAGGCGATACCGCAGCGCAGTTGCCAGTCTATCTCGACATGCGGCACGTCCGCGATCTGCATCCCGGCCTCGATCTTGTGCAGCGTTTTCCGGGGATATCCGCGTTTCTCGCGCGGCATGGATTCAGTCTTGCGCAGGATCTCATCCCCATCCGGCCTGCGGCTCACTATCTGATGGGTGGCATCCGTACTGATCTCGATGGGCGGACGAGCCTGCCGCGTCTTTATGCCGCAGGCGAAGCGGCCTGCACTGGAGTGCATGGCGCAAATCGCCTGGCCAGCAATTCACTGCTCGAGGGGCTCGTCTTCGGAGCTCGCGCAGGCGAGGCGATGCGTGAGGAGCTGCCGTTGAAATCCACGGCGAATCCGGCAACTGCTGCGCATCCCCAAATTGCAGTTTCAGGTATCGCCGCACAGCGGCAGGAGCTGCAGCAGCGCATGTGGCGCGATGCCGGCCTCTTGCGCGATCGTGCCGGACTGGAGTCGATGCGCAGCTATCTCGAAGCCAACCCCGTTTCGGCAGAGACGCAATCCGGCCGCGAGTCGATCGAGCTGGCCAGCCTTCATGCGGTAGCCACGCTCATCGTCCGCTCGGCGCTCGCCCGCGAAGAAAGCCGCGGAGCGCACTTCCGCAGTGATTTCCCGAAGCGTGACGACGCGCATTTCCGCACCCACACCGTGATAGCGGGCAGCACCTTGCAATCTGCAGAGATTGTAGCTTCCACGCAGTCTGCGAAAGTAGCTACGCAGGCTTCGCGGTGA
- the aroB gene encoding 3-dehydroquinate synthase → MRTIAVQTASASYPVFVGSGLLKTVPEKLRKQFGKERQRVFVLTSPEIWSLWGETLAAGFDEKPSVLFLPPGETYKRMAQIERLATEMVDAGADRSSLLIAFGGGIIGDMGGFLAAIYMRGIPYVQIPTTLLAQVDSSVGGKTGSNLATGKNLIGSFHHPQAVFADVSTLKTLPARELRAGLFESVKAGIIRDAALFRYLEKQSDLVLSGDEIALQKVIAASVAMKAEVVGIDERESGLRMILNFGHTVGHAIEAATGYKKLLHGEAVGWGMLAALELSRRRGVIAEKEAARIEAVIRAYGPLPPFRAKVDALMDAAGRDKKNKAGVRRFILTEGVGQSIVVEDVTDAELESIIAWTLAEAKR, encoded by the coding sequence GTGCGTACGATCGCTGTCCAAACCGCCTCTGCCTCCTACCCGGTGTTTGTGGGTTCAGGCCTGCTGAAGACTGTCCCTGAGAAGCTGCGTAAGCAGTTCGGGAAAGAACGCCAACGCGTCTTCGTGCTCACCTCACCGGAAATCTGGTCTCTCTGGGGCGAGACGCTTGCCGCCGGTTTCGACGAGAAGCCTTCCGTACTGTTTCTGCCGCCGGGTGAGACGTATAAGCGGATGGCGCAGATCGAGCGCCTGGCCACAGAGATGGTCGATGCCGGCGCCGACCGCTCTTCCCTGCTCATCGCCTTCGGCGGCGGCATCATCGGCGACATGGGCGGCTTTCTCGCGGCGATTTATATGCGCGGGATTCCTTATGTGCAGATTCCGACGACGCTGCTGGCCCAGGTGGACTCGTCCGTAGGCGGCAAGACAGGCTCGAATCTCGCCACGGGTAAGAACCTGATCGGCAGCTTCCATCATCCGCAGGCCGTCTTCGCCGACGTGAGCACGCTGAAGACGCTGCCTGCCCGCGAGCTGCGCGCCGGACTCTTCGAGAGTGTGAAGGCCGGTATCATCCGCGATGCGGCGCTCTTCCGTTATCTCGAAAAACAGAGCGACCTGGTTCTCAGCGGCGATGAGATTGCGCTACAAAAGGTGATTGCCGCATCGGTGGCCATGAAGGCCGAGGTCGTCGGCATCGACGAACGTGAGAGCGGCTTGCGCATGATCCTCAACTTCGGTCACACGGTGGGCCATGCCATCGAGGCCGCTACGGGATATAAAAAGCTGCTGCACGGCGAAGCCGTGGGCTGGGGCATGCTGGCCGCGCTTGAGCTGAGCCGCCGCCGCGGTGTCATTGCGGAGAAAGAAGCAGCACGCATAGAAGCCGTGATCCGCGCCTATGGACCGCTGCCGCCGTTCCGCGCAAAAGTGGACGCGCTGATGGATGCGGCCGGACGCGACAAGAAGAACAAGGCCGGTGTGCGGCGCTTTATCCTGACGGAAGGCGTGGGCCAGTCCATCGTCGTCGAAGATGTGACCGATGCGGAGCTCGAAAGCATCATCGCGTGGACGCTTGCCGAGGCAAAGCGATGA
- a CDS encoding ubiquinone/menaquinone biosynthesis methyltransferase, with amino-acid sequence MSPSASGARPAGATDEVSSAAGVQQMFNQIAPRYDLLNHVLSCNVDRWWWWRTARRFDGVLKRSDAAVLDICCGTGDMTLALLKRRPQGSRPVLAADFSHGMLARGAEKFAKFNTGNGGAVAIEADALHLPIASGSLDLITSAFGFRNLANYEAGLREFFRTLAPGGQLGILDFSEPGGPLGKLYAFYFRRILPAIGARLSGMGSAYAYLPSSVANFPPPEEMLALMRKVGFTDVSWTPYTFGIAGLYRAVKR; translated from the coding sequence ATGAGCCCTTCGGCCAGCGGCGCAAGGCCAGCAGGCGCGACCGACGAGGTGAGCTCGGCTGCAGGCGTGCAGCAGATGTTCAACCAGATTGCGCCACGCTACGATTTGCTGAATCACGTGCTCTCCTGCAACGTGGACCGCTGGTGGTGGTGGCGTACCGCGCGTCGTTTCGATGGTGTGCTGAAGCGTTCCGATGCGGCAGTGCTCGATATCTGCTGCGGTACCGGCGACATGACACTGGCGCTCTTGAAGCGCCGTCCCCAGGGCTCGCGCCCGGTGCTGGCCGCCGACTTTTCGCATGGCATGCTGGCGCGCGGTGCGGAGAAATTTGCGAAGTTCAATACCGGCAACGGCGGCGCGGTTGCGATTGAAGCCGATGCGCTACACCTTCCTATCGCCTCCGGCTCACTCGACCTCATCACCTCGGCCTTCGGGTTTCGGAATCTGGCCAATTACGAGGCAGGCTTGCGCGAGTTCTTCCGCACGCTCGCTCCAGGCGGACAGCTCGGCATCCTTGACTTCAGCGAGCCCGGCGGTCCGCTCGGCAAGCTCTATGCGTTTTACTTCCGGCGCATCCTGCCGGCGATCGGCGCCAGGCTGAGCGGCATGGGAAGCGCATACGCCTATCTTCCCTCTTCTGTGGCCAATTTCCCACCGCCGGAGGAGATGCTGGCGCTCATGCGGAAGGTCGGTTTTACCGATGTTTCCTGGACTCCCTATACCTTCGGCATCGCGGGACTTTACCGCGCGGTGAAACGGTAG
- a CDS encoding cation diffusion facilitator family transporter: MSSATPQNSSFATSASAATASSEKRAAAALSITAAVGITALKLAVGLMTGSLGMLSDAAHSGIDLFGAALTLFSVRVADKPADENHPYGHGKVENLSGFVETVLMLSSSVWITAEALLRIFAHPAPVRHSVWPFAVLLLSITVDYSRSRKLNAVAEQYHSDALAANALHFASDIWSSIAVLLGLGASWVGASQFGQRSGLSWLEYADPIAAIVVSGFILYFGLGLARKTIGALTDSIPSEMHRQVLAELAKIDGVLSVDQARMRRAGGMYFADVTLSLSRQMTFQSSEDVVEKATAAVQRVLPEADVVIRAVPRSTIAESIFDKVRGVASRNNVMLHDISVQSFEDGLHVEQHVELDEAMPLRRAHDFVRMLEDEIRRELPQVSDVLTHIESEPATIETAEAIERDRGIEGHLRRTASTMPDILDIHQVTVRRVNDRLQLACHCTLPDEMPMARVHEVITTLEDKLKLGCPEVYRVLIHPEPATDNHHH, encoded by the coding sequence ATGAGCTCCGCGACGCCACAGAATTCGTCTTTCGCCACCTCCGCATCGGCGGCAACAGCGTCTTCCGAGAAGCGCGCTGCGGCGGCACTATCGATCACTGCGGCAGTAGGCATTACCGCGCTGAAGCTCGCCGTGGGCCTGATGACCGGCTCGCTCGGCATGCTCTCGGATGCAGCGCACTCGGGTATCGATCTCTTCGGTGCAGCACTCACGCTTTTCTCTGTACGCGTGGCGGACAAACCTGCGGACGAGAATCATCCCTACGGTCATGGCAAGGTCGAAAACCTCTCGGGCTTCGTCGAGACTGTGCTCATGCTGTCCTCGAGCGTGTGGATCACCGCGGAGGCGCTGCTGCGCATCTTCGCGCATCCGGCTCCGGTGCGGCACAGCGTGTGGCCGTTCGCTGTCCTGCTGCTCTCGATCACAGTGGACTACTCCCGCTCCCGCAAGCTGAATGCCGTCGCCGAGCAGTACCACAGCGATGCGCTGGCGGCCAATGCCCTGCACTTCGCATCGGATATCTGGTCGAGCATCGCAGTGCTCCTCGGACTTGGAGCATCATGGGTCGGCGCCTCGCAGTTCGGCCAGCGTTCGGGGCTGAGCTGGCTTGAATATGCAGATCCGATCGCGGCCATTGTCGTCTCGGGATTCATCCTTTATTTCGGACTCGGCCTTGCGCGCAAAACCATTGGCGCACTGACCGATTCCATCCCCAGCGAAATGCACAGGCAGGTTCTTGCAGAGCTTGCAAAGATCGACGGCGTGCTCAGTGTCGACCAGGCACGCATGCGGCGTGCGGGCGGTATGTACTTTGCCGATGTGACGCTTTCACTCTCACGGCAGATGACCTTTCAGAGCTCCGAAGACGTGGTGGAGAAGGCGACCGCCGCAGTGCAGCGCGTGCTTCCCGAGGCCGACGTCGTGATCCGCGCCGTGCCTCGCTCGACGATAGCTGAGAGCATCTTCGACAAGGTGCGCGGCGTCGCATCGCGCAACAACGTCATGCTGCACGATATCAGCGTGCAGTCGTTTGAAGACGGCCTGCATGTAGAACAACATGTCGAGCTGGATGAGGCCATGCCGCTGCGTCGAGCACACGACTTTGTACGCATGCTCGAAGACGAGATTCGCCGCGAGCTGCCGCAGGTTTCCGATGTGCTCACCCATATCGAGAGCGAGCCGGCCACCATCGAAACGGCAGAGGCCATCGAACGGGATCGCGGCATCGAGGGACATCTGCGCCGCACGGCATCCACCATGCCCGACATCCTCGACATCCACCAGGTTACGGTGCGCCGCGTAAATGACCGGCTGCAGCTGGCGTGCCACTGCACGCTGCCTGACGAGATGCCGATGGCGCGCGTGCATGAGGTTATCACCACGCTGGAAGACAAGTTGAAGCTAGGCTGTCCCGAGGTCTACCGGGTGCTCATTCATCCGGAACCTGCGACAGACAACCATCATCATTAA